One Halichondria panicea chromosome 3, odHalPani1.1, whole genome shotgun sequence genomic region harbors:
- the LOC135334406 gene encoding uncharacterized protein LOC135334406 — MMLVREAGIGEWNQEVTYTKERIKKSHIVLQDKQDKHEGRPTRGHFENYKQSQNVNFSRLPNTIKQRTRLPSPETPLKQQIASTKQTSSVCSWLSREMPKAPYFLTAVLLVRIYEYDKAQLTSKEMVQWLQYLRYAGVEHVYVYDAWVHGNESQKQLLSVFIKEGFVTYIDWHTHNPYTIGGTQVAAYQHCIKHYGNVTRWQTAIDIDEYPFSPKDTSPGFLYRFVQGFGSSQPQISEITMQNYIFLGKPLEKELLMDRLLRRTPKPANQLVKPIYKPENVQAQVHHNVLRKGRSISAHTGHLRLNHYWGARLQNWGEDTPHILAITEPDNSIKPIVTAFRNCKPYLCNSC, encoded by the coding sequence ATGATGCTAGTGAGAGAAGCAGGCATTGGAGAATGGAATCAAGAAGTGACTTACACAAAGGAGAGAATTAAAAAGTCACACATTGTTCTCCAAGATAAGCAAGATAAACATGAAGGAAGGCCAACAAGAGGACACTTTGAGAACTACAAGCAAAGTCAAAACGTAAATTTCAGTCGCCTTCCAAATACAATAAAGCAAAGGACAAGACTGCCGTCACCAGAAACACCTCTCAAGCAACAAATTGCATCCACTAAACAAACCAGCAGTGTGTGCAGTTGGCTGTCTCGGGAAATGCCTAAAGCACCTTACTTCCTCACAGCTGTCCTCCTTGTACGAATCTACGAGTATGACAAGGCACAACTGACCTCCAAGGAGATGGTACAATGGCTCCAATACTTACGCTATGCAGGTGTCgagcatgtgtatgtgtacgaTGCTTGGGTACATGGAAATGAATCGCAAAAGCAATTACTCAGTGTGTTTATAAAGGAAGGTTTCGTAACGTACATCGactggcacacacacaacccatATACCATTGGTGGGACTCAAGTGGCAGCTTATCAGCACTGCATCAAACACTACGGTAACGTAACTCGATGGCAAACGGCAATTGATATTGATGAATACCCATTTTCCCCTAAAGACACAAGCCCGGGATTTTTGTATCGATTTGTCCAAGGATTTGGCAGTTCACAACCACAAATTTCCGAGATAACAATGCAAAATTATATTTTCCTTGGAAAGCCTTTGGAGAAAGAATTGCTCATGGACCGTCTGTTACGAAGAACACCAAAACCTGCCAATCAATTGGTTAAACCGATATACAAACCCGAGAACGTGCAAGCACAAGTGCATCACAATGTGCTGAGAAAGGGGAGGTCAATAAGTGCACATACAGGACATTTGCGACTGAACCACTATTGGGGGGCAAGGCTTCAAAACTGGGGAGAGGACACGCCCCATATCCTGGCAATCACAGAACCAGACAACAGCATCAAACCCATAGTGACTGCCTTTAGAAATTGTAAACCTTACTTGTGTAATAGTTGTTAA
- the LOC135334393 gene encoding fanconi-associated nuclease 1-like isoform X1, with translation MQTRRSTRCLGISDAEGSSTQSPIKKRKISLSLKKLGGNVTVQVANTITPEPTAAVRLESTVRSYLGSEVKYINIQEVNTSVSSPESKCKSEPQHTCRPNPLQSTSLPVRQQSKLTDLQQSSDGYYLYNFKFILDLVLQSSPERHVIVTDGVPVAEQFKQLPQKEQQLYVRLFLRKHQWLRADKISYSDIAADLSPVLTALVHHGFLNDESQLSDPTEVLPLLQVSELKELRKQLNLPSSTGGGQKAQIIEALFKHDREHKPLFGKSHFLASVVQRAKKKVGCCVKVASHPVDVFSKITLLFSLTNGRWGEEDNELSQIIFKLLQVNIGALRYPDYEVSVSQSLFPTEESFLNYYGATKEEQALVEAIDNKDNATVNSALDKIRSSFYSELHSDAICTTSLPPFLLIFTSCWLYATMLSKMAEYLEKSGEYERANEVLECLLCQGVVCRGSRGRWYERLALNCDYHLKNKEKCLEVIKRALDDPHVRPARRLSMIKRARKVCENLSRKPVKKKRGGAKKAEEHSKFNLADFPEMELTAAPEITISGSILRTSVKPVYLSSSTTHTPHTTTPSQPCTAVTGVEGYAIHHYSASEGWPCAVHGEGSVFSTMFGLLMWEILFTEGIADVFRTPYQSGPLDLRSDWFYKNRANIIEDRLTWLRSTSLEDIGGEVERCWSCNHGTMCVAVSWELFGSVEDAKSLAVCMGGGLLARVCELFAKDFAHSCGGLPDLTLWNPAETSCKFVEVKGPGDRLSTKQVVWLSRLAGWGCSVEVCHVKGSSNKILD, from the exons ATGCAAACTAGAAGATCAACTAGATGCTTAGGGATCAGTGATGCTGAGGGATCATCCACTCAGAGTCCCATTAAAAAGAGAAAGATTTCATTATCCCTGAAAAAATTAGGTGGAAATGTGACTGTGCAGGTTGCCAATACAATCACGCCTGAACCTACAGCAGCAGTGCGGTTAGAGTCAACAGTGAGAAGCTATCTTGGCTCAGAAGTAAAATACATCAATATACAAGAAGTCAATACATCAGTATCGAGTCCAGAGTCAAAATGCAAAAGCGAACCTCAACATACATGTCGACCTAATCCGTTGCAGTCAACCTCACTCCCTGTACGCCAACAATCAAAGCTGACTGACCTACAACAATCATCGGATGGTTATTACCTATACAACTTCAAGTTCATTCTAGACTTAGTTCTACAGAGCAGCCCAGAGCGGCATGTCATTGTTACTGATGGAGTGCCTGTGGCGGAGCAATTCAAACAGCTACCTC AGAAGGAACAGCAGTTGTACGTTCGACTGTTCCTGCGTAAGCACCAGTGGCTGAGAGCCGATAAGATCTCCTACTCTGACATTGCAGCTGACCTCTCCCCTGTTCTCACAGCCCTGGTTCATCATGGATTCCTAAATGACG AGTCCCAGTTGTCTGACCCCACTGAGGTGCTGCCTTTGTTGCAAGTTTCTGAACTGAAGGAGCTGCGTAAACAACTCAACCTCCCCTCGTCAACAGGGGGTGGTCAGAAGGCGCAGATTATCGAGGCTCTTTTCAAGCACGACAGAGAACACAAACCTTTATTTGGAAAGTCGCATTTCTTGGCATCTGTAGTGCAGCG AGCTAAGAAGAAGGTTGGCTGTTGTGTGAAGGTAGCTTCTCACCCTGTAGACGTGTTCTCCAAGatcactcttctcttctctcTCACCAATGGCCGTTGGGGGGAAGAGGACAATGAACTCTCGCAAATTAT ATTCAAACTGTTGCAAGTCAATATTGGGGCTCTGCGGTATCCTGATTATGAAGTGAGTGTGTCGCAATCTCTCTTTCCTACAGAGGAGAGCTTTCTTAA CTACTACGGGGCGACCAAGGAGGAACAAGCTCTTGTGGAAGCCATTGACAATAAAGATAATGCAACTGTCAATTCAGCACTAGATAAAATCAGAAGCTCATTTTACAGTGAGCTGCATTCCGATGCAATCTGTACTACTTCTCTTCCGCCATTTTTGCTCATCTTCACGTCCTGCTGGCTGTATGCTACCATGCTCTCAAAAATGGCCGAATATCTAGAGAAGAGTGGCGAGTATGAACGTGCCAATGAGGTGCTCGAGTGTCTCTTGTGtcagggggtggtctgtcGTGGGTCGCGAGGGAGATGGTATGAGAGACTGGCACTCAACTGTGACTACCATCTTAAAAACAAAGAGAAG TGTTTGGAGGTAATAAAGAGAGCATTGGATGACCCTCACGTGAGACCAGCCAGAAGATTGTCCATGATTAAGAGAGCTCGGAAAGTGTGTGAGAATCTGTCCAGGAAACCAGTGAAGAAGAAAAGGGGCGGGGCTAAGAAAGCTGAGGAACACTCAAAGTTTAATTTAGCAGACTTCCCTGAAATGGAACTTACTGCAGCTCCTGAG ATCACTATCAGTGGGTCTATACTGCGGACAAGTGTCAAACCAGTCTACCTGAGTAGctccaccacccacacccctcacaccaccaccccctcacaacCGTGCACAGCTGTGACTGGTGTGGAGGGTTATGCCATCCACCATTACAGTGCCAGCGAGGGGTGGCCCTGTGCAGTTCATGGTGAGGGCTCTGTTTTCTCCACCATGTTCGGACTATTGATGTGGGAGATCCTGTTCACAGAGGGAATCGCTGATGTATTTCGTACACCATACCAG AGTGGACCGTTGGATCTTCGTAGCGACTGGTTCTACAAGAATCGAGCAAACATAATTGAGGATCGTCTCACCTGGCTAAGAAGTACGTCTCTTGAG GACATCGGTGGTGAGGTTGAGAGGTGCTGGAGTTGTAACCATGGTACCATGTGCGTGGCTGTTAGCTGGGAGCTCTTTGGCTCTGTGGAGGACGCTAAG AGTCTGGCTGTGTGCATGGGAGGGGGTCTGTTGGCTCGTGTGTGTGAGCTCTTTGCTAAAGACTTTGCCCACTCGTGTGGCGGGTTGCCGGACCTCACACTGTGGAACCCAGCAGAGACATCTTGCAAG tttgtGGAGGTGAAGGGCCCGGGTGACAGACTGTCTACTAAACAAGTGGTCTGGCTCTCCAGACTAGCCGGATGGGGCTGCTCCGTTGAAGTCTGTCATGTCAAAG GTTCATCAAACAAGATCTTGGATTAA
- the LOC135334386 gene encoding vinculin-like — translation MPGLPVFKFHTNTIQSILDPVAAQVSQLVILHEEAENGRIVPDLGPPVMAVGAAVTNLVMVGKQTVETTKDEQLKKDMPPTFETTEQATKTLIEASTGLREQPELKANRMLLLDGARGILTGVSGLLLVFDQSEVRKIVKTCKQIIDYLPVAEVVQTMEELTTFTKNLAPGMASMSKMVDGRAEDLTNVSHKDILAAESDQTKRAVPLLLSSMKAFVSLKVANKKGDADAQENRNYIVLAMTESIREMIRVLQLTSPTEEEGALANATGGGMGGLPGGILPGTFVAKIFQAKELLSQAGTDPEINKKSLEAVVAVLSNARRIAKTFSPEKKAVVEAICSEIETLMRELAELQANGQGDSERARELRALISAKMDQLEREIQFEITKKVTEDFKDPLGPLNALTTAALASLDTANREENYQKKSADFEAHSKKMAATAAALAKSGVITDRKLADALISTSRKVKALAPQVMHASKIVFENPDSEAAREHYQLVKEDYQRQVEKLTKLVDSGVDPVMFIAASEEQLKNDLNKAKELTRAQSQPQQAFAHIASAARTANRVVAITKNEAENSLDPEFQSSLERGMDAVTKSIAPVVTSARATISQHSQPAQETFEMKADNLVSAVHDVFDVVDTQYNPPPPPPRPPSPEPEAEPAVPPRPPSPVEEAPDQVDNPIGYAAHQLDKDAKQWEGNHMVDAARRMAKLMMEMAKFTSGEGSELHSKKELIQTARMIAKESEEVVKMAKKIADACTDKRMKRSILQVVDKIPMIATQLKIIATVKATRQGGNDPEADQEASEMLTNNAQNLMGAVSEVLYATEAATIRVPPAKREELGLQWVKRR, via the exons ATGCCAGGCCTACCAGTGTTCAAGTTCCACACCAACACAATACAGTCTATTCTAGACCCAGTGGCTGCTCAA GTGTCACAGCTGGTGATTTTGCACGAGGAGGCAGAGAATGGACGCATTGTGCCGGATCTTGGACCGCCAGTGATGGCCGTGGGAGCAGCCGTCACGAATCTTGTCATG GTTGGGAAGCAGACGGTGGAGACAACAAAGGACGAGCAGTTGAAGAAGGACATGCCTCCGACGTTTGAAACCACGGAGCAGGCCACCAAAACTCTGATTGAGGCCAGCACCGGGCTGAGGGAACAGCCTGAACTCAAGGCCAACAGAATGCTGCTACTCGATGGGGCAAGAG GTATCCTGACCGGTGTGTCCGGGTTGCTGCTCGTGTTCGACCAATCGGAGGTGAGGAAGATCGTCAAGACGTGCAAGCAGATCATCGACTACCTCCCTGTGGCAGAGGTCGTCCAGACAATGGAAGAGCTCACCACCTTCACCAAGAACCTGGCCCCAG GCATGGCGAGCATGTCCAAGATGGTGGACGGTCGAGCAGAAGATCTCACCAACGTCTCTCACAAGGACATTCTCGCTGCAGAGAGCGACCAG ACAAAGCGTGCTGTGCCTCTCCTCTTGTCCTCCATGAAGGCGTTTGTCAGCCTGAAGGTGGCCAACAAGAAGGGAGACGCGGATGCACAAGAAAACAG AAACTATATTGTCCTGGCAATGACGGAGTCTATCAGGGAGATGATCCGAGTGCTCCAGCTGACCTCCCCCACGGAGGAGGAGGGGGCGTTGGCCAATGCAACAGGGGGTGGTATGGGCGGACTCCCTGGTGGGATTTTGCCGGGTACATTCGTCGCTAAAATCTTTCAGGCCAAGGAGCTACTCAGTCAGGCTG GCACAGATCCCGAGATAAACAAGAAGAGTTTGGAGGCAGTAGTAGCCGTCCTGAGTAATGCGAGGAGGATTGCCAAGACCTTCTCTCCTGAGAAGAAGGCCGTCGTGGAGGCCATCTGCTCTGAGATTGAGACTCTCATGAGGGAGCTGGCTGAACTGCAGGCTAATGGTCAG ggcGACAGTGAGCGTGCCCGGGAACTGAGAGCCCTCATCAGTGCCAAGATGGACCAGCTGGAGAGAGAGATTCAGTTTGAGATCACTAAGAAAGTTACGGAGGATTTCAAGGATCCCCTGGGGCCTCTTAACGCCCTCACCACAGCTGCACTAGCCTCTCTTG aCACGGCTAACCGTGAGGAGAACTACCAGAAGAAGTCGGCTGATTTTGAGGCCCACTCTAAGAAAATGGCAGCCACTGCAGCTGCCCTGGCCAAGTCCGGGGTGATTACTGACAGGAAGCTGGCCGATGCTCTTATCTCCACCTCTAGGAAG GTGAAGGCCCTAGCCCCTCAAGTGATGCATGCCTCCAAGATAGTGTTTGAGAACCCGGACAGTGAGGCAGCCCGAGAGCACTACCAGCTGGTGAAGGAGGACTATCAGCGGCAGGTGGAGAAGCTCACCAAACTGGTGGACTCCGGGGTAGACCCCGTCATGTTTATCGCTGCATCTG aGGAGCAGCTGAAGAACGACCTGAACAAAGCCAAGGAACTGACTCGTGCTCAGTCACAACCTCAACAGGCATTTGCCCACATTGCCAGCGCTGCTCGCACTGCCAACAGAGTGGTGGCCATCACCAAGAACGAGGCAGAGAACTCTCTGGATCCAGAGTTTCAGAGCAGCTTAGAGAGGGGCATGGACGCTGTCACCAAGT CCATTGCTCCCGTGGTAACCAGTGCCAGGGCAACCATCTCCCAGCACAGCCAACCTGCACAGGAGACCTTTGAGATGAAGGCAGACAAT CTTGTGTCCGCTGTTCATGATGTGTTTGATGTAGTGGACACACAGTACAACCCCCCTCCACCCCCGCCACGCCCACCATCACCCGAGCCAGAGG CTGAGCCAGCGGTGCCGCCCCGTCCCCCCAGTCCCGTGGAGGAGGCCCCTGACCAGGTGGACAATCCCATTGGG tACGCGGCCCACCAGCTGGACAAGGatgccaaacagtgggagggCAATCATATGGTGGACGCTGCCAGGAGGATGGCCAAACTCATGATGGAGATGGCAAAGTTCACAAG TGGTGAGGGTAGCGAGTTACACTCCAAGAAGGAGCTCATTCAAACAGCTCGTATGATCGCCAAGGAGAGTGAGGAGGTCGTAAAGATGGCAAAGAAGATTGCCGATGCTTGCActgacaagagaatgaagaGG TCGATTCTCCAAGTGGTGGACAAGATCCCCATGATTGCTACCCAGCTCAAGATCATAGCTACCGTCAAGGCAACCAGACAGGGAGGAAACG aCCCTGAGGCCGACCAAGAAGCCAGCGAGATGCTCACAAACAACGCTCAGAATCTGATGGGGGCCGTCTCAGAGGTCCTCTACGCTACAGAGGCCGCTACCATTCGTGTACCCCCTGCAAAGAGGGAGGAGCTTGGTCTGCAGTGGGTCAAAAGACGCTAG
- the LOC135334393 gene encoding fanconi-associated nuclease 1-like isoform X2, which produces MQTRRSTRCLGISDAEGSSTQSPIKKRKISLSLKKLGGNVTVQVANTITPEPTAAVRLESTVRSYLGSEVKYINIQEVNTSVSSPESKCKSEPQHTCRPNPLQSTSLPVRQQSKLTDLQQSSDGYYLYNFKFILDLVLQSSPERHVIVTDGVPVAEQFKQLPQKEQQLYVRLFLRKHQWLRADKISYSDIAADLSPVLTALVHHGFLNDESQLSDPTEVLPLLQVSELKELRKQLNLPSSTGGGQKAQIIEALFKHDREHKPLFGKSHFLASVVQRAKKKVGCCVKVASHPVDVFSKITLLFSLTNGRWGEEDNELSQIIFKLLQVNIGALRYPDYEVSVSQSLFPTEESFLNYYGATKEEQALVEAIDNKDNATVNSALDKIRSSFYSELHSDAICTTSLPPFLLIFTSCWLYATMLSKMAEYLEKSGEYERANEVLECLLCQGVVCRGSRGRWYERLALNCDYHLKNKEKCLEVIKRALDDPHVRPARRLSMIKRARKVCENLSRKPVKKKRGGAKKAEEHSKFNLADFPEMELTAAPEITISGSILRTSVKPVYLSSSTTHTPHTTTPSQPCTAVTGVEGYAIHHYSASEGWPCAVHGEGSVFSTMFGLLMWEILFTEGIADVFRTPYQSGPLDLRSDWFYKNRANIIEDRLTWLRSTSLEDIGGEVERCWSCNHGTMCVAVSWELFGSVEDAKSLAVCMGGGLLARVCELFAKDFAHSCGGLPDLTLWNPAETSCKFVEVKGPGDRLSTKQVVWLSRLAGWGCSVEVHQTRSWIN; this is translated from the exons ATGCAAACTAGAAGATCAACTAGATGCTTAGGGATCAGTGATGCTGAGGGATCATCCACTCAGAGTCCCATTAAAAAGAGAAAGATTTCATTATCCCTGAAAAAATTAGGTGGAAATGTGACTGTGCAGGTTGCCAATACAATCACGCCTGAACCTACAGCAGCAGTGCGGTTAGAGTCAACAGTGAGAAGCTATCTTGGCTCAGAAGTAAAATACATCAATATACAAGAAGTCAATACATCAGTATCGAGTCCAGAGTCAAAATGCAAAAGCGAACCTCAACATACATGTCGACCTAATCCGTTGCAGTCAACCTCACTCCCTGTACGCCAACAATCAAAGCTGACTGACCTACAACAATCATCGGATGGTTATTACCTATACAACTTCAAGTTCATTCTAGACTTAGTTCTACAGAGCAGCCCAGAGCGGCATGTCATTGTTACTGATGGAGTGCCTGTGGCGGAGCAATTCAAACAGCTACCTC AGAAGGAACAGCAGTTGTACGTTCGACTGTTCCTGCGTAAGCACCAGTGGCTGAGAGCCGATAAGATCTCCTACTCTGACATTGCAGCTGACCTCTCCCCTGTTCTCACAGCCCTGGTTCATCATGGATTCCTAAATGACG AGTCCCAGTTGTCTGACCCCACTGAGGTGCTGCCTTTGTTGCAAGTTTCTGAACTGAAGGAGCTGCGTAAACAACTCAACCTCCCCTCGTCAACAGGGGGTGGTCAGAAGGCGCAGATTATCGAGGCTCTTTTCAAGCACGACAGAGAACACAAACCTTTATTTGGAAAGTCGCATTTCTTGGCATCTGTAGTGCAGCG AGCTAAGAAGAAGGTTGGCTGTTGTGTGAAGGTAGCTTCTCACCCTGTAGACGTGTTCTCCAAGatcactcttctcttctctcTCACCAATGGCCGTTGGGGGGAAGAGGACAATGAACTCTCGCAAATTAT ATTCAAACTGTTGCAAGTCAATATTGGGGCTCTGCGGTATCCTGATTATGAAGTGAGTGTGTCGCAATCTCTCTTTCCTACAGAGGAGAGCTTTCTTAA CTACTACGGGGCGACCAAGGAGGAACAAGCTCTTGTGGAAGCCATTGACAATAAAGATAATGCAACTGTCAATTCAGCACTAGATAAAATCAGAAGCTCATTTTACAGTGAGCTGCATTCCGATGCAATCTGTACTACTTCTCTTCCGCCATTTTTGCTCATCTTCACGTCCTGCTGGCTGTATGCTACCATGCTCTCAAAAATGGCCGAATATCTAGAGAAGAGTGGCGAGTATGAACGTGCCAATGAGGTGCTCGAGTGTCTCTTGTGtcagggggtggtctgtcGTGGGTCGCGAGGGAGATGGTATGAGAGACTGGCACTCAACTGTGACTACCATCTTAAAAACAAAGAGAAG TGTTTGGAGGTAATAAAGAGAGCATTGGATGACCCTCACGTGAGACCAGCCAGAAGATTGTCCATGATTAAGAGAGCTCGGAAAGTGTGTGAGAATCTGTCCAGGAAACCAGTGAAGAAGAAAAGGGGCGGGGCTAAGAAAGCTGAGGAACACTCAAAGTTTAATTTAGCAGACTTCCCTGAAATGGAACTTACTGCAGCTCCTGAG ATCACTATCAGTGGGTCTATACTGCGGACAAGTGTCAAACCAGTCTACCTGAGTAGctccaccacccacacccctcacaccaccaccccctcacaacCGTGCACAGCTGTGACTGGTGTGGAGGGTTATGCCATCCACCATTACAGTGCCAGCGAGGGGTGGCCCTGTGCAGTTCATGGTGAGGGCTCTGTTTTCTCCACCATGTTCGGACTATTGATGTGGGAGATCCTGTTCACAGAGGGAATCGCTGATGTATTTCGTACACCATACCAG AGTGGACCGTTGGATCTTCGTAGCGACTGGTTCTACAAGAATCGAGCAAACATAATTGAGGATCGTCTCACCTGGCTAAGAAGTACGTCTCTTGAG GACATCGGTGGTGAGGTTGAGAGGTGCTGGAGTTGTAACCATGGTACCATGTGCGTGGCTGTTAGCTGGGAGCTCTTTGGCTCTGTGGAGGACGCTAAG AGTCTGGCTGTGTGCATGGGAGGGGGTCTGTTGGCTCGTGTGTGTGAGCTCTTTGCTAAAGACTTTGCCCACTCGTGTGGCGGGTTGCCGGACCTCACACTGTGGAACCCAGCAGAGACATCTTGCAAG tttgtGGAGGTGAAGGGCCCGGGTGACAGACTGTCTACTAAACAAGTGGTCTGGCTCTCCAGACTAGCCGGATGGGGCTGCTCCGTTGAA GTTCATCAAACAAGATCTTGGATTAATTAA